The following are from one region of the Streptomyces decoyicus genome:
- a CDS encoding sensor histidine kinase, whose amino-acid sequence MRTRLLPLLIVLMAGVLLALGIPLGVITAGVEQQRVVVDRIDDAARFASLAQFVTARPAADGDSKTPEEDERRATLRTELARYYGLYGIRAGVFYRDHTPMAAAPAGMPVPREGEGAQAFSEALAGRRSHDPHQIWPWDDTGRIPVASPVIRDGDVVAVVMTDSPTAQMRSHVLRGWLLIAAGECAAMLVAVAAAFRLTGWVLRPVRVLDAASHDIATGRMNARVAATAGPPELRRLARSFNEMADNVEDVLEQQRAFVADASHQLRNPLSALLLRIELLALELPDDNAEIASVRTEGKRLARVLDDLLDLALAEHTAADLQLTDVAALAAERVDSWRPLADDKGVLLTYEGQPAVTGWADPIALSSALDAVVDNALKFTPEGRPVTVGVAPEGERVHVTVADRGPGLTDDELARVGDRFWRSSRHQNVSGSGLGLSITRALLTAGGATIAYAPHPPHGLKVTVTVPRTAP is encoded by the coding sequence GTGCGCACCCGACTCCTCCCGCTCCTCATCGTCCTCATGGCCGGTGTGCTGCTCGCGCTCGGCATCCCGCTGGGCGTGATCACGGCCGGTGTGGAGCAGCAGCGGGTGGTCGTCGACCGGATCGACGATGCCGCCCGCTTCGCCTCCCTCGCCCAGTTCGTCACCGCCCGCCCCGCCGCCGACGGCGACAGCAAGACCCCCGAGGAGGACGAGCGGCGCGCCACCCTGCGCACCGAGCTCGCGCGCTACTACGGCCTCTACGGCATACGGGCCGGTGTCTTCTACCGCGATCACACCCCGATGGCCGCCGCCCCCGCCGGTATGCCGGTGCCCCGCGAGGGCGAGGGCGCACAGGCCTTCAGCGAGGCGCTGGCCGGCCGTCGCAGCCACGACCCGCACCAGATCTGGCCCTGGGACGACACCGGCCGTATCCCGGTCGCCTCACCGGTGATCCGCGACGGCGATGTGGTCGCCGTCGTCATGACCGACTCGCCCACCGCGCAGATGCGCTCCCATGTCCTGCGCGGCTGGCTGCTGATCGCGGCCGGAGAGTGCGCGGCCATGCTCGTCGCCGTCGCCGCGGCCTTCCGCCTCACCGGCTGGGTGCTGCGGCCGGTACGGGTCCTGGACGCGGCCAGCCACGACATCGCCACCGGCCGGATGAACGCCCGGGTGGCCGCCACCGCGGGCCCGCCCGAACTGCGCCGCCTGGCCCGCTCGTTCAACGAGATGGCCGACAACGTCGAAGACGTCCTGGAACAGCAGCGCGCCTTTGTCGCCGACGCCTCCCACCAGCTGCGCAACCCCCTCTCCGCGCTGCTGCTGCGGATCGAGCTGCTGGCCCTCGAACTCCCCGACGACAACGCGGAGATCGCCTCGGTCCGCACGGAGGGCAAGCGGCTGGCCCGCGTCCTGGACGATCTGCTCGACCTCGCGCTCGCCGAACACACCGCCGCCGACCTCCAGCTCACCGATGTCGCGGCGCTGGCCGCCGAACGCGTCGATTCCTGGCGTCCGCTGGCCGACGACAAGGGCGTCCTCCTCACCTACGAGGGGCAGCCCGCAGTCACCGGCTGGGCCGACCCGATCGCCCTGTCCAGCGCCCTGGACGCCGTCGTCGACAACGCCCTGAAGTTCACTCCTGAGGGCCGGCCGGTCACCGTCGGTGTCGCCCCGGAGGGCGAGCGCGTCCATGTCACCGTCGCCGACCGGGGCCCCGGCCTGACCGACGACGAGCTCGCCCGGGTCGGCGACCGCTTCTGGCGCAGCAGCCGCCACCAGAACGTGTCCGGATCCGGGCTGGGCCTGTCGATCACCCGCGCCCTGCTCACCGCGGGCGGCGCCACCATCGCCTACGCCCCGCATCCGCCGCACGGGCTGAAGGTCACCGTCACCGTGCCGCGCACCGCACCGTGA
- a CDS encoding cold-shock protein, which produces MASGTVKWFNSEKGFGFIEQDGGGPDVFAHYSNIAAQGFRELLEGQKVTFDVTQGPKGPQAENIVAA; this is translated from the coding sequence ATGGCTTCCGGCACCGTCAAGTGGTTCAACTCGGAAAAGGGCTTCGGCTTCATCGAGCAGGACGGCGGCGGCCCCGACGTCTTCGCCCACTACTCGAACATCGCCGCCCAGGGCTTCCGTGAGCTCCTCGAGGGCCAGAAGGTCACCTTCGACGTGACCCAGGGCCCGAAGGGCCCGCAGGCGGAGAACATCGTCGCCGCCTGA
- a CDS encoding TAXI family TRAP transporter solute-binding subunit, producing the protein MVTALSRTGRRAFQATVAALVALGLGLWWLLAMGGEPSPRGQVTLATGVPTGVYARYGELLKQDLAHDLPDVDLRLARSEGSIDNLRQLVAGRAEFTIATADAVAEYQVRGESGADRLRACARLYDDYMQLVVPKKSAVRSTKDLRRLRVGVGADGSGVQLITRRLLEAAGLDFNKDIEPVRVGIDEMPKLLEQHKLDAFFWSGGLPTTAVQRLVRRFPVRLVQLGDLGPALHRQGERTRYYRAAVMPADAYPLAQDGQGVKTIAVANLLVTTDREDAAMTQGITRTVIDSRDSIGRQVHAAQKVDLRTAVFTDPLELHEGARRYYVSQKP; encoded by the coding sequence ATGGTCACAGCACTCTCCCGCACCGGCCGCCGGGCCTTCCAGGCGACGGTCGCCGCACTGGTCGCCCTCGGGCTGGGGCTGTGGTGGCTGTTGGCGATGGGCGGTGAGCCCTCGCCCCGCGGGCAGGTGACGCTGGCGACGGGCGTGCCGACCGGGGTGTACGCGCGCTACGGGGAGCTGCTGAAGCAGGACCTGGCCCACGACCTGCCGGACGTGGATCTGCGGCTGGCCCGCAGCGAGGGCTCCATCGACAATCTGCGGCAACTGGTCGCCGGCCGCGCGGAGTTCACCATCGCGACGGCGGACGCGGTCGCCGAGTACCAGGTCAGGGGCGAATCGGGCGCGGACCGGCTGCGGGCCTGTGCGCGGCTGTACGACGACTACATGCAGCTGGTGGTGCCGAAGAAGTCCGCGGTGCGCTCGACGAAGGATCTGCGGCGGCTGCGGGTGGGCGTCGGGGCCGACGGCTCCGGCGTACAGCTGATCACCCGGCGGTTGCTGGAGGCCGCCGGGCTGGACTTCAACAAGGACATCGAGCCGGTACGGGTCGGCATCGACGAGATGCCGAAACTGCTGGAGCAGCACAAGCTGGACGCCTTCTTCTGGTCCGGCGGGCTGCCGACGACGGCGGTGCAGCGGCTGGTCCGGCGGTTCCCGGTGCGGCTGGTCCAGCTCGGGGACCTGGGGCCGGCGCTGCACCGGCAGGGCGAGCGCACGCGCTACTACCGCGCGGCGGTGATGCCGGCCGACGCCTACCCCCTGGCCCAGGACGGGCAGGGAGTGAAGACGATCGCCGTCGCGAACCTACTGGTGACGACCGACCGCGAGGACGCGGCGATGACCCAGGGCATCACCCGTACGGTCATCGACAGCCGGGACTCGATCGGGCGCCAGGTGCATGCCGCGCAGAAGGTGGATCTGCGGACGGCGGTGTTCACCGATCCGCTGGAGCTGCATGAGGGCGCCCGGCGCTATTACGTGTCCCAGAAGCCCTGA